The Neovison vison isolate M4711 chromosome 5, ASM_NN_V1, whole genome shotgun sequence genome includes a region encoding these proteins:
- the LOC122906093 gene encoding angiotensin-converting enzyme, with protein MGAASGRAGRGPPPPLPLLLLPLLLLPPRPPAALALHPDLEPGNFSADEAGAQLFVQSFNSSAELVMYQSTVASWAYDTNITEENARRQEEAALLNQEFAEVWGQKAKDLYDPIWQNFSDPILRRVISGVRTLGPANLPVEKRQQYNSLLSNMNRIYSTARVCFYPNKTAICWSLDPELTHIMAISRNYALLLYAWEGWHNAVGTPLKPLYQNFTTLSNEAYQKDGFSDTGAYWRSWYESPTFVEDLEHLYHQVEPLYLNLHAYVRRALHRRYGDRYVNLRGPIPAHLLGDMWAQSWDNLYDMMVPFPDKPSLDVTSTMVRKGWNTTHMFRVAEEFFTSLGLSPMPPEFWAGSMLEKPTDGREVVCHASAWDFYNRRDFRIKQCTRVTMDQLSTVHHEMGHVQYYLQYKEQPVSLRQGANPGFHEAIGDVLALSVSTPAHLYKIGLLDNVSNDMESDINFLLKMALEKIAFLPFGYLVDQWRWGVFSGRTPPSRYNFDWWYLRTKYQGICPPVARNETHFDAGAKFHVPNVTPYIRYFVSFVLQFQFHQALCKEAGQQYPLHKCDIYQSTQAGAKLREALRAGSSRPWQEVLKEAIGTDTLDAQPLLDYFQPVYRWLKEQNKRNGEVLGWPEYQWRPPMPNNYPEDIGLVTDEVEARRFVEEYDRRSLVIWNEYAEANWNYNTNITTEASKILLQKNIQMANHTLKFGTWARQFDVTNFQNASIKRMIKKIQDLERAALPANELEEYNQILLDMETTYSVASVCHTNGTCLQLDPDLTNLMATSRKYEDLLWAWKSWRDKVGRAIIPFFPKYVDLANKAARLNGYEDAGDSWRAMYEMPSLEQDLEQLYQELQPLYLNLHAYVRRALHRHYGSQHINLEGPIPAHLLGNMWAQTWSNIYDLVVPFPSAPKIDATEAMIKQGWTPKRMFEEADKFFTSLGLLPVPFEFWNKSMLEKPTDGREVVCHASAWDFYNGKDFRIKQCTTVNMEDLVVAHHEMGHIQYFMQYKDLPVTFREGANPGFHEAIGDVLALSVSTPKHLHSINLLSSESGGYEQDINFLMKMALDKIAFVPFSYLVDQWRWRVFDGSITKENYNQEWWNLRLKYQGLCPPVARSQGDFDPGAKFHVPSSVPYIRYFVGFVIQFQFHEALCQAAGHKGPLHTCDIYQSKEAGKRLADAMKLGFSKPWPEAMKLITGQSNMSASAMMNYFKPLLDWLLTENGRHGEKLGWPQYNWTPNSARSEGPFPGSGRVNFLGLQLDEQQARVGQWALLFLGVALLVATLGLTQRLFSIRQHSLRRPHRGPQFGSEVELRHS; from the exons ATGGGGGCCGCGTCGGGCCGTGCGGGGcgggggccgccgccgccgctgccgctgctgctcCTGCCGCTGCTGCTCCTGCCGCCGCGGCCGCCCGCAGCCCTGGCGCTCCACCCCGACCTGGAGCCCGGAAACTTTTCCGCCGACGAGGCCGGGGCGCAGCTCTTCGTGCAGAGCTTCAACTCGAGCGCCGAGCTGGTGATGTACCAGAGCACGGTCGCCAGCTGGGCGTACGACACCAACATCACCGAGGAGAACGCGCGGCGCCAG GAGGAAGCAGCCTTACTCAACCAGGAGTTTGCTGAGGTCTGGGGCCAGAAGGCCAAGGATCTGTACGACCCAATCTGGCAGAACTTCAGCGACCCCATCCTGCGAAGGGTCATCAGCGGTGTTCGCACCCTGGGTCCTGCCAACCTGCCTGTGGAAAAGCGGCAGCAG TACAACTCTCTGCTAAGCAACATGAACAGGATCTACTCCACAGCCAGGGTCTGCTTCTATCCCAACAAGACTGCCATCTGCTGGTCCCTGGACCCAG AGCTCACCCACATCATGGCCATCTCAAGAAACTACGCCCTGCTACTCTATGCCTGGGAGGGCTGGCACAATGCTGTGGGCACCCCGCTGAAGCCGCTGTACCAGAACTTCACCACCCTCAGCAATGAGGCTTACCAGAAGGATG GCTTCTCAGACACAGGGGCCTACTGGCGCTCCTGGTATGAGTCACCCACCTTCGTGGAAGATCTGGAGCACCTCTACCATCAAGTGGAGCCCCTCTACCTGAACCTCCACGCCTACGTCCGCCGCGCACTGCACCGCCGATATGGAGACAGATACGTCAACCTCAGGGGCCCCATTCCTGCGCACCTGCTGG GGGACATGTGGGCCCAGAGCTGGGACAACCTCTATGACATGATGGTGCCTTTCCCTGACAAGCCAAGTCTCGATGTTACCAGTACTATGGTGCGGAAG ggttGGAACACTACGCACATGTTCCGGGTGGCGGAGGAGTTCTTCACCTCCCTAGGGCTCTCGCCCATGCCTCCTGAGTTTTGGGCAGGGTCCATGCTGGAGAAACCAACCGATGGGCGTGAGGTGGTGTGCCATGCCTCTGCCTGGGACTTCTACAACAGGAGAGACTTCAG GATCAAGCAGTGCACGCGGGTCACTATGGACCAGCTGTCCACGGTGCACCACGAGATGGGCCACGTGCAGTACTATCTGCAGTACAAGGAGCAGCCCGTCTCCCTGCGCCAAGGGGCCAACCCTGGCTTCCACGAGGCCATCGGGGATGTCCTGGCGCTCTCCGTCTCCACTCCTGCACATCTGTACAAAATTGGCCTGCTGGACAATGTCAGCAATGACATGG AAAGTGACATCAACTTCTTGTTGAAGATGGCACTGGAAAAAATTGCCTTCCTTCCCTTTGGCTACTTGGTAGACCAGTGGCGTTGGGGGGTCTTTAGTGGGCGTACCCCCCCTTCCCGCTACAACTTTGACTGGTGGTATCTTCG AACCAAGTATCAGGGGATCTGTCCTCCAGTTGCCCGAAACGAAACCCACTTTGATGCTGGAGCTAAGTTTCATGTCCCAAATGTGACACCGTACATCAG GTACTTCGTGAGTTTTGTCCTGCAGTTCCAGTTCCATCAAGCCCTGTGCAAGGAGGCAGGTCAGCAGTACCCACTGCACAAGTGTGACATCTACCAGTCCACCCAGGCGGGGGCCAAGCTCCG GGAGGCGCTGCGGGCAGGCTCCTCGCGGCCCTGGCAGGAGGTGCTGAAGGAGGCGATCGGCACAGACACCCTGGACGCCCAGCCGCTGCTTGATTACTTCCAGCCGGTCTACCGGTGGCTAAAGGAGCAGAACAAGCGCAACGGGGAGGTGCTGGGGTGGCCCGAATACCAGTGGCGGCCTCCGATGCCCAACAATTACCCAGAGGACATCG GCCTGGTGACCGACGAGGTTGAGGCCAGAAGGTTTGTGGAGGAGTATGACCGGAGGTCCCTGGTGATATGGAACGAGTATGCCGAGGCTAACTGGAACTATAACACCAACATCACCACAGAGGCCAGCAAGATCCTG CTGCAGAAgaacatacagatggcaaaccaCACCTTAAAGTTCGGCACCTGGGCCAGGCAGTTCGATGTGACTAACTTCCAGAACGCCAGCATCAAGCGGATGATAAAGAAGATTCAGGACCTAGAGCGGGCGGCGCTGCCTGCCAATGAGCTGGAGGAG TACAACCAGATCCTGTTGGACATGGAAACCACCTACAGCGTTGCCTCTGTGTGCCACACCAATGGCACTTGTCTGCAGCTGGACCCTG ATCTGACGAACCTCATGGCCACATCCCGGAAGTATGAAGATCTGTTGTGGGCTTGGAAGAGCTGGCGGGACAAGGTGGGGAGAGCCATCATCCCTTTCTTTCCCAAGTATGTGGACCTCGCCAACAAGGCTGCCCGGCTCAACG GCTACGAAGATGCAGGGGACTCCTGGAGAGCCATGTATGAGATGCCGTCCCTGGAGCAAGACCTGGAGCAGCTCTACCAGGAGCTGCAGCCGCTGTACTTGAACCTGCACGCCTACGTGCGCCGGGCCCTGCACCGCCACTACGGGTCGCAGCACATCAACCTGGAGGGCCCAATTCCCGCTCACCTGCTGG GGAACATGTGGGCTCAGACCTGGTCCAACATCTATGACTTGGTGGTGCCCTTCCCTTCAGCCCCCAAGATAGATGCCACAGAGGCCATGATAAAGCAG GGCTGGACTCCCAAAAGGATGTTTGAAGAAGCAGACAAGTTCTTCACCTCCCTGGGGCTGTTGCCTGTGCCCTTTGAGTTCTGGAACAAGTCAATGCTGGAGAAGCCAACTGATGGGCGGGAAGTAGTGTGCCATGCCTCTGCCTGGGACTTCTATAATGGCAAGGACTTCAG GATCAAGCAGTGCACCACGGTGAACATGGAGGACCTGGTGGTGGCCCATCACGAAATGGGCCACATACAGTATTTCATGCAGTACAAGGACTTGCCTGTGACCTTCCGGGAGGGTGCCAACCCTGGCTTTCACGAGGCCATCGGAGATGTGCTGGCGCTCTCTGTGTCTACCCCAAAGCACCTACACAGTATTAACCTACTGAGTAGCGAGAGCGGCGGCTATG AGCAAGACATCAATTTTCTGATGAAGATGGCACTCGACAAGATCGCCTTTGTCCCCTTCAGCTACCTCGTTGACCAGTGGCGCTGGAGAGTATTCGATGGAAGCATCACCAAGGAGAACTACAACCAGGAGTGGTGGAATCTCAG GCTGAAGTACCAGGGCCTCTGCCCCCCAGTGGCCCGGTCTCAAGGTGACTTTGACCCAGGGGCCAAGTTCCACGTTCCTTCAAGTGTGCCTTATATCAG GTACTTCGTGGGCTTTGTCATTCAGTTCCAGTTCCACGAGGCTCTGTGTCAGGCAGCTGGCCACAAGGGCCCCTTGCACACGTGTGACATCTACCAATCGAAGGAGGCAGGGAAGCGCCTGGC GGATGCCATGAAACTGGGCTTCAGTAAGCCGTGGCCGGAAGCCATGAAGCTGATCACAGGCCAGTCCAACATGTCGGCGTCCGCCATGATGAACTACTTCAAGCCGCTGCTGGACTGGCTCCTCACCGAGAACGGGCGGCACGGGGAGAAGCTGGGCTGGCCTCAGTACAACTGGACGCCGAACTCCG CTCGCTCCGAAGGCCCCTTCCCGGGCAGCGGCCGCGTCAACTTCCTGGGCCTGCAGCTGGACGAGCAGCAGGCCCGCGTGGGCCAGTGGGCGCTGCTCTTCCTGGGCGTCGCCCTGCTGGTGGCCACGCTGGGCCTCACCCAGCGCCTCTTCAGCATCCGCCAGCACAGCCTCCGCCGGCCCCACCGCGGGCCCCAGTTCGGCTCCGAGGTGGAGCTGAGACACTCCTGA